Proteins encoded together in one Thalassotalea crassostreae window:
- the rmf gene encoding ribosome modulation factor, whose product MKRQKRDRLGRAHSNGYQAGLSGKHKENCPYQNLDAKSEWLGGWREAMDARNMGLFK is encoded by the coding sequence ATGAAGAGACAAAAACGCGATCGTTTAGGCAGAGCACATTCTAACGGCTATCAAGCTGGTCTTAGTGGAAAACATAAAGAAAATTGTCCGTATCAAAATTTAGACGCAAAGTCAGAGTGGCTTGGTGGTTGGCGAGAAGCCATGGACGCCAGGAACATGGGATTATTTAAATAA